Proteins encoded together in one Catellatospora citrea window:
- a CDS encoding GNAT family N-acetyltransferase, with amino-acid sequence MEDNGVTIRLAGAEAVDGLEPLWLAMHRHHREVAPDLAMYPDERSWQLRRDLYRQWITEPGSFVLLAEDGAELVGYAFVHVFAGPDDTWVSGDRIAELESLSVAASHRGRGVGTLLLDAVDDRLAALGIGDLYIGTLAANVGAQRVYEKRGLRPLMIKYARLAASPPRD; translated from the coding sequence ATGGAGGACAACGGGGTGACGATCCGCCTGGCCGGCGCGGAGGCCGTCGACGGGCTGGAGCCGCTGTGGCTGGCGATGCACCGCCACCACCGCGAGGTCGCGCCGGACCTGGCCATGTACCCGGACGAGCGGTCCTGGCAGCTGCGCCGTGACCTGTACCGTCAGTGGATCACCGAGCCGGGGTCGTTCGTGCTGCTGGCCGAGGACGGCGCGGAGCTGGTGGGCTACGCCTTCGTGCACGTGTTCGCGGGCCCGGACGACACCTGGGTGTCCGGCGACCGGATCGCCGAACTGGAGTCGCTGTCCGTGGCGGCGAGCCACCGCGGCCGGGGTGTCGGCACCCTGCTGCTCGACGCCGTCGACGACCGGCTCGCTGCCCTCGGCATCGGTGACCTCTACATCGGCACGCTGGCGGCCAACGTCGGCGCGCAGCGGGTGTACGAGAAGCGCGGCCTGCGCCCACTGATGATCAAATACGCCCGGCTGGCCGCCTCGCCGCCCCGGGACTGA
- a CDS encoding PhzF family phenazine biosynthesis protein, translated as MEILRYAAFSADPAGGNPAGVVLDASALDDAAMLAVAADVGYSETAFLMPRGGDRFQVRYFSPLAEVDFCGHATIAAAAAYAERHGAGPLTFDTKAGTVEVLTRRAADGTATATLTSVAPRTAPLAEGDLAALLDALGWSAAELDPALPPRLAYAGVWHPVLAAATRQRLSDLDYDMDVLGALMARRGWTTVDLVWRESAHVFHARNPFPPGGVVEDPATGAAAAAFGGYLRELGLVTPPATVTVHQGVDMGRPSLLTVQIGPDAGSGIAVTGTAVTM; from the coding sequence GTGGAGATCTTGCGATACGCGGCGTTCAGCGCCGACCCGGCCGGCGGCAACCCCGCCGGCGTCGTGCTCGACGCGAGCGCGCTCGACGACGCGGCCATGCTGGCCGTCGCCGCGGACGTCGGCTACTCCGAGACGGCGTTCCTCATGCCGCGCGGCGGCGACCGGTTCCAGGTGCGCTACTTCAGCCCGCTGGCCGAGGTGGACTTCTGCGGGCACGCCACCATCGCGGCCGCGGCGGCGTACGCCGAGCGGCACGGCGCGGGCCCGCTGACCTTCGACACGAAGGCGGGCACCGTCGAGGTGCTCACCCGCCGGGCCGCCGACGGCACCGCCACGGCCACGCTGACCAGCGTCGCACCGCGTACCGCGCCGCTCGCCGAGGGCGATCTCGCCGCGCTGCTGGACGCGCTGGGCTGGTCCGCCGCCGAGCTGGATCCGGCGCTGCCGCCCCGGCTCGCGTACGCCGGAGTCTGGCACCCGGTCCTCGCCGCCGCGACCCGGCAGCGGCTGTCCGACCTGGACTACGACATGGACGTGCTCGGGGCGCTCATGGCGCGGCGCGGCTGGACCACCGTCGACCTGGTGTGGCGGGAGTCGGCGCACGTGTTCCACGCCCGCAACCCGTTCCCGCCGGGTGGCGTGGTCGAGGACCCGGCGACCGGCGCGGCGGCCGCGGCCTTCGGCGGCTACCTGCGCGAACTGGGTCTGGTGACGCCGCCCGCCACGGTCACCGTCCACCAGGGCGTCGACATGGGCCGCCCCAGCCTGCTCACCGTCCAGATCGGCCCCGACGCGGGCAGCGGCATCGCGGTCACCGGCACGGCCGTCACGATGTAG